The Heyndrickxia vini genome contains a region encoding:
- a CDS encoding cytidine deaminase, whose translation MKIEQLIKEAQAARNKAYVPYSKFPVGAALLTEDGKVYHGCNIENAAYSVGNCAERTALFKAYSEGDTKFSALVVTANTDRPVPPCGACRQVISELCPKDMKVILTNLNGDIKEMTVEELLPGAFSPEDLHA comes from the coding sequence ATGAAAATAGAGCAATTAATTAAGGAAGCCCAAGCTGCAAGAAATAAGGCGTACGTTCCATACTCAAAGTTCCCAGTAGGAGCTGCATTATTAACGGAGGATGGGAAGGTATACCATGGATGTAATATTGAAAATGCTGCTTATAGTGTAGGAAATTGTGCTGAACGTACAGCACTTTTTAAAGCGTATTCAGAAGGAGATACGAAGTTTTCAGCTTTAGTTGTAACAGCGAATACTGATAGACCTGTTCCACCATGTGGTGCTTGTCGTCAAGTTATCTCTGAATTATGTCCGAAAGATATGAAAGTAATCTTAACTAATCTAAATGGAGACATCAAGGAAATGACAGTAGAAGAGTTACTACCAGGAGCCTTTTCACCGGAGGATTTACATGCATAA
- the ybeY gene encoding rRNA maturation RNase YbeY codes for MLIIDFIDETNEITEQNKELIEDLLNFASKKLEIEDGSEISVTFVTNEKIQEINRDYRGKDQPTDVISFAMEELGEDELVIQGIEMPRVLGDIIISVPKTKEQATEFGHSFVRELGFLAVHSLLHLIGYDHMTEEDEKEMFGLQRDILDEYGLKR; via the coding sequence ATGTTAATAATTGATTTTATTGATGAAACAAATGAGATTACCGAACAAAATAAAGAACTAATTGAAGATTTATTGAATTTTGCCTCCAAAAAATTAGAAATTGAAGACGGAAGTGAAATATCAGTAACCTTTGTAACCAATGAAAAAATCCAAGAAATCAATCGTGATTATCGTGGAAAAGATCAACCAACCGATGTTATTTCTTTCGCGATGGAAGAATTGGGAGAGGATGAACTAGTCATTCAAGGGATAGAAATGCCTAGAGTACTTGGTGATATTATCATTTCTGTGCCAAAAACGAAGGAGCAAGCTACTGAGTTTGGTCATTCGTTTGTGAGGGAATTAGGCTTTTTGGCGGTGCATTCATTATTGCATTTGATTGGATATGATCATATGACGGAAGAAGACGAAAAAGAAATGTTTGGATTACAAAGGGATATTCTTGATGAATACGGACTTAAAAGATAG
- a CDS encoding diacylglycerol kinase family protein, whose translation MNTDLKDRSSFWRSFTFAFRGIYHGFTTEKNLRFHFAASIVVIIFGIALNLRLVEWLFVIICIFGVISLELINTAIERIVDLVSPTYHPLAKQAKDVAAAAVLCFSFMAIIIGCLIFIPKIINIIRLYLG comes from the coding sequence ATGAATACGGACTTAAAAGATAGAAGTAGTTTTTGGAGATCATTTACATTTGCCTTTCGTGGAATTTATCATGGATTCACGACAGAAAAAAATTTGCGTTTTCATTTTGCCGCTTCCATTGTAGTAATCATCTTTGGAATTGCATTAAATTTACGTTTAGTTGAATGGTTATTTGTGATAATATGTATTTTCGGTGTGATTTCATTAGAGTTAATAAATACAGCAATAGAAAGAATTGTTGATTTAGTTTCACCAACTTACCATCCATTAGCGAAACAAGCTAAAGACGTTGCTGCAGCAGCCGTCCTTTGTTTTTCTTTTATGGCAATAATCATTGGATGTCTCATATTTATTCCTAAGATTATTAATATTATAAGGCTATATTTAGGCTAG